In Cotesia glomerata isolate CgM1 linkage group LG1, MPM_Cglom_v2.3, whole genome shotgun sequence, one genomic interval encodes:
- the LOC123274974 gene encoding probable inactive leucine-rich repeat receptor kinase XIAO, whose amino-acid sequence MKRRGRLALLLPLSVLLIATTICASPTSIRNEITAEVEQGTTSATVKTPGKPEPTVSITERPTTANQPDVTTRRTSSFSLTRPIKVSHDQLHDAEDNTKELINFKNNRLQEILKRDKKVPAEDLVKLTKPVINPGDALLQEINTLDESDSNKKIKEDIKLLKDTTKPRTKSHVIPPLEKSSLGTTQSRAMKELIEAESDVTYNDDLDDDDDDDDDDDDDDDDDDDDADDEDNDDGDDDDYRDDDDDDVEDEEDIMTNCPDYCRCAGQYAAATTARCSRLIDNQSFGPGIAHLLIENAGEIRLGPHALRDRDLEHIETITIVDTRVSHIDRTAFDGITYLFAVNLSRNGIIDIHPDTFENNTQLNLLTISGNPFWRDWSVTKDYLLNAPSVTEFDFSWNSMPHLPKSAFSKMPTLAYLNLKQNRLSDIDRAIFKPLSSLVELDLSGNLLTDLPSDVFDGTDLQSLKLNDNFLTSLTSVKATSLDILDVSNNRIKVIAKGDLGNVSSLEQLIISGNELKRIHQHAFSELDQLEHLDISNNKLTSFTEHHLRNSPRLEVLLMSDNPDLGYLPVFKINGLEYNTYSVYRFECANCGLVELKSGTFNAMPAIANLNLAGNKLAGLPKDLLSPLSSLRELDLSDNMIAFIPSDMLRGAVSMTKLNLAGNPLMTLQVTPFLQAPELTRLDVSRCMLKRVWTEARQHFKSLRFLSVRGNELERITVEELKATPKLSGLDISQNPLNCDAEFDGAIQWLKSHGVIPTETVRYISNLVASETEQHEPSGESVTSWSDLAKLVCEDELDRPILRPVPQKPPTRDDEPTDEAAAEISKSDLGDMKFIKTFPGHKNNPVEDVWLELDKNIEYDDYSNDQVSSGYRTWYSTAMWSVLTIGLVTLGVLLIIIQFARYMANRRGRGPVIRPPMILRQGLVDNKNCGLVYKPLQEEIPTPQLPKKPSGYSRGPFHYKQIVPESS is encoded by the exons ATGAAGCGGCGCGGTAGGCTAGCATTGCTGCTGCCGTTGTCGGTGTTGCTGATCGCCACAACAATTTGTGCATCGCCAACGTCTATTAGAAATGAAATAACAGCGGAAGTAGAGCAGGGGACCACCTCGGCGACAGTTAAAACCCCCGGGAAACCTGAGCCAACGGTATCGATCACCGAGCGACCGACGACAGCCAATCAACCGGACGTCACTACCAGGCGAAcatcttctttttctttaacTCGCCCCATTAAAGTGTCACATGATCAACTTCATGATGCTGAAGACAATACAAAGgaacttataaatttcaaaaataatcggCTACAGGAGATTCTAAAGCGAGATAAGAAGGTACCCGCTGAAGACTTGGTCAAGTTGACAAAGCCCGTTATCAATCCCGGAGACGCTTTGTTACAAGAAATTAATACGTTAGATGAAAGTGACTCAAATAAG aaaataaaagaagacATAAAACTACTGAAAGACACCACAAAACCGCGAACCAAATCTCATGTGATACCACCACTAGAAAAGTCGTCCTTAGGAACAACCCAGAGCCGCGCGATGAAAGAACTCATCGAAGCCGAAAGCGACGTAACCTACAACGATGATCTTGACGACGACgatgacgatgatgatgatgatgacgacgacgacgatgatgatgatgacgacGCCGACGATGAAGACAACGATGATGGTGACGACGACGATTACAGAGACGACGACGATGACGACGTGGAAGATGAAGAAGACATAATGACCAACTGTCCCGACTACTGTAGGTGTGCTGGCCAATATGCAGCTGCAACAACAGCAAG aTGTAGTAGACTGATAGACAACCAGTCCTTTGGTCCAGGCATCGCCCACTTATTGATAGAGAATGCCGGTGAGATCAGACTCGGCCCACACGCTCTACGTGATCGTGATTTAGAACACATAGAAACAATTACCATTGTTGATACCCGCGTGTCTCATATTGATCGTACAGCCTTCGACGGCATTACCTACCTATTCGCTGTTAATTTAAGCCGGAACGGTATCATTGACATTCATCCCGACACCTTTGAAAACAACACACAGCTTAACTTGCTCACCATCTCGGGCAATCCCTTCTGGCGTGACTGGTCCGTCACCAAAGATTACTTACTAAATGCCCCGAGTGTAACTGAGTTCGACTTTTCTTGGAACTCAATGCCGCATCTACCGAAGTCCGCGTTCTCGAAGATGCCAACCCTGGCGTACTTGAACCTCAAGCAAAACCGCCTGAGCGATATCGACAGAGCGATTTTCAAGCCTCTGAGTTCATTGGTAGAATTGGACTTGAGCGGAAACCTTCTAACTGATTTGCCTTCCGACGTCTTTGATGGAACAGACCTGCAGAGTTTGAAACTCAACGACAACTTCTTGACCTCTTTGACTTCTGTAAAGGCGACGTCGCTGGACATTCTCGACGTGTCGAACAACCGCATCAAGGTAATCGCCAAGGGTGACCTGGGCAACGTCTCGTCTCTCGAACAGCTGATTATTTCGGGCAATGAACTCAAGAGAATCCACCAGCATGCCTTTTCAGAGCTGGACCAACTCGAGCACTTGGACATCAGCAACAACAAGCTTACTTCCTTCACGGAGCACCACCTCAGAAATAGCCCAAGATTAGAGGTCCTGTTGATGAGCGACAATCCGGATCTTGGATATCTGCCGGTCTTTAAGATAAACGGACTTGAGTATAACACTTACAGTGTCTACCGGTTTGAATGCGCCAATTGTGGACTCGTTGAGCTCAAGAGCGGGACTTTCAACGCTATGCCGGCTATCGCGAACCTAAATCTCGCGGGAAACAAACTCGCTGGACTGCCCAAGGATCTGTTATCGCCGTTGTCTTCTTTGCGAGAGCTAGATCTCTCGGACAATATGATTGCATTCATACCGAGTGACATGCTTCGCGGCGCAGTCTCTATGACGAAATTAAATCTCGCCGGAAATCCGCTAATGACTCTTCAGGTTACGCCTTTCTTACAGGCGCCAGAACTTACACGGCTTGATGTTAGCAGATGCATGTTGAAACGGGTTTGGACTGAAGCTCGTCAACACTTTAAATCACTTCG ATTTTTGTCAGTACGTGGAAACGAATTGGAGCGTATTACAGTAGAAGAATTGAAAGCGACACCAAAATTGTCAGGCCTGGATATATCACAGAACCCATTGAACTGCGATGCCGAGTTTGACGGCGCTATTCAGTGGCTGAAGTCCCACGGTGTTATTCCCACGGAAACCGTAAGGTACATCAGCAACCTTGTCGCCAGCGAAACAGAGCAACATGAGCCTTCGGGTGAAAGTGTCACCAGCTGGTCAGATCTCGCGAAATTGGTCTGTGAGGATGAATTAGATAGACCAATTCTGCGACCAGTCCCACAGAAACCTCCAACCCGCGACGATGAACCGACCGACGAAGCTGCTgctgaaatttcaaaatctgaTCTCGGTGATATGAAATTCATcaag acTTTCCCCGGTCATAAAAATAATCCTGTCGAGGACGTTTGGTTGGAATTGGATAAAAATATCGAGTACGACGATTACTCAAACGATCAAGTGTCTAGTGGTTACCGCACCTGGTACAGCACTGCGATGTGGTCAGTCCTGACTATTGGTCTTGTAACACTAGGTGTTCTTCTGATAATAATCCAGTTCGCGCGATACATGGCCAATCGCAGAGGCCGTGGACCTGTTATCAGACCGCCCATGATTCTGCGCCAGGGTCTCGTGGACAACAAAAATTGCGGGCTGGTCTACAAACCTCTCCAAGAGGAAATCCCAACTCCTCAGCTTCCAAAAAAACCCAGCGGGTACTCTCGCGGGCCTTTTCACTACAAACAAATAGTGCCTGAAAGCAGCTAA